A window from Thermoanaerobaculales bacterium encodes these proteins:
- a CDS encoding alkaline phosphatase family protein has product MKRSDNGLDRRDFVRLVAGSAAAASLSLPPAACGRASATDRRVIVLGLDGLDPFLIKQLITAGRAPNFKRLAEMGSFMRLATTMPALSPVAWSSFITGTTPGSHGIADFITRDPATYLPVFSIFANRDPELTFSIGDVHLPIKGGGPYNLRQGRTFWSYLTERGIPAWISRIPTNYPVEETATRAISGMGTPDLTDAYGVFTYYTSDPFEDYPNLSGGTVHRVDVNSGVVRADLYGPVNSLRTQRPTDRDPYANTTRVPFTVHLDPSHDHAVRLDIQGQTILLTKGEYSPWVKLKFDLLPVIGSVSGIARFLVKQVRPHFQLYVTPINIDPAHQAGPVTYPAQYGAEIVRDIGAFWTKGLPCDTKAFDYRVINDEQYVKQAELLVDEQMRLFDHQWSEFREGLFYFYVSSTDQDAHMLWRNMDRTHPKHAEADPRFAGYLPDLYAKMDQLVGKVLPAVDDKTLLLVCSDHGFAQFGRQFHLNTWLRDNGWLALKPGAEKKEETSVFDIDWSGTVAYGMGFNGLYLNLKNREAKGIVEPGQAPGLLARLQRELEAVSDPETGTRPVAKVYARDELYSGAMTPTMPELLVGYTPGYRNSSQSFMGSTGSATIDLNPWAWSGDHSMAHQMVPGSLFSSRQVAKQAPSILDLPVTILEHFGVAKPSQMVGSSIFA; this is encoded by the coding sequence GTGAAGCGATCCGACAACGGTCTCGACCGCCGGGACTTCGTCCGGCTGGTGGCGGGAAGCGCGGCCGCGGCCTCGCTGTCGCTGCCGCCTGCCGCCTGCGGCCGCGCGTCGGCCACCGACCGCCGGGTGATCGTGCTCGGGCTCGACGGCCTCGACCCGTTCCTGATCAAGCAGCTGATCACCGCCGGCCGCGCCCCCAACTTCAAGCGGCTGGCCGAGATGGGCTCGTTCATGAGGTTGGCCACGACCATGCCGGCCCTGAGCCCGGTTGCATGGTCGAGCTTCATCACCGGCACCACGCCCGGCAGCCACGGCATCGCCGACTTCATCACCCGCGACCCCGCCACCTACCTGCCGGTGTTCTCGATCTTTGCCAACCGCGACCCCGAGCTCACCTTCTCGATCGGCGACGTGCACCTGCCGATCAAGGGTGGCGGGCCGTACAACCTCCGCCAGGGCAGGACCTTCTGGTCGTACCTCACCGAGCGCGGCATCCCGGCCTGGATCTCGCGGATCCCCACCAACTACCCGGTGGAGGAGACCGCCACCCGGGCCATCTCGGGCATGGGGACGCCGGACCTGACCGACGCCTACGGGGTGTTCACCTACTACACCTCGGACCCGTTCGAGGACTACCCGAACCTGTCCGGCGGCACCGTCCACCGGGTCGACGTCAACTCGGGCGTGGTCCGCGCCGACCTCTACGGCCCGGTCAACTCGCTGCGCACCCAGCGGCCGACCGACCGCGACCCCTACGCCAACACCACCCGGGTGCCGTTCACCGTCCACCTCGACCCGAGCCACGACCACGCGGTCCGGCTCGACATCCAGGGCCAGACCATCCTGCTGACCAAGGGCGAGTACTCGCCGTGGGTGAAGCTGAAGTTCGACCTGTTGCCGGTGATCGGCTCGGTGTCGGGCATCGCCCGCTTCCTGGTCAAGCAGGTGCGGCCGCACTTCCAGCTCTACGTGACGCCGATCAACATCGATCCAGCACACCAGGCCGGCCCGGTCACCTACCCGGCTCAGTACGGGGCGGAGATCGTGCGCGACATCGGCGCCTTCTGGACCAAGGGCCTGCCCTGCGACACCAAGGCCTTCGACTACCGGGTCATCAACGACGAGCAGTACGTCAAGCAGGCCGAGCTGCTCGTCGACGAGCAGATGCGCCTTTTCGACCACCAGTGGTCCGAGTTCCGGGAAGGGCTGTTCTACTTCTACGTCTCGTCCACCGACCAGGACGCCCACATGCTGTGGCGCAACATGGACCGGACCCATCCCAAGCACGCCGAGGCCGACCCGCGCTTCGCCGGCTACCTCCCGGACCTGTACGCGAAGATGGATCAGCTGGTGGGCAAGGTGCTGCCGGCGGTCGACGACAAGACCCTGCTGCTGGTCTGCTCGGACCACGGCTTCGCCCAGTTCGGCCGCCAGTTCCACCTCAACACCTGGCTGCGCGACAACGGCTGGCTGGCGCTCAAGCCGGGTGCGGAGAAGAAGGAGGAGACCTCGGTCTTCGACATCGACTGGAGCGGCACCGTCGCCTACGGCATGGGTTTCAACGGCCTCTACCTGAACTTGAAGAATCGCGAGGCCAAGGGCATCGTCGAGCCCGGGCAGGCGCCTGGATTGCTGGCTCGCCTGCAGCGCGAGCTCGAGGCCGTCTCCGATCCGGAAACCGGAACGCGGCCGGTGGCCAAGGTGTATGCGCGGGACGAGCTCTACTCGGGCGCCATGACACCGACCATGCCCGAGCTGCTCGTCGGCTACACCCCGGGCTACCGCAACTCGTCGCAGTCGTTCATGGGCTCGACCGGGTCGGCGACCATCGACCTCAACCCGTGGGCCTGGTCCGGCGACCACTCGATGGCCCACCAGATGGTGCCGGGCAGCCTGTTCTCGAGCCGCCAGGTCGCCAAGCAGGCGCCGAGCATCCTCGACCTGCCGGTGACCATCCTCGAGCACTTCGGCGTGGCGAAGCCGTCGCAGATGGTGGGCAGCTCGATCTTCGCCTGA
- a CDS encoding sulfatase-like hydrolase/transferase, with product MKLGRKLVILAMATLAISAALAAVGCGGGERGATTARPAAGKPAVILIAVDGLRADRLWAHGGAVATPSLDALAGAGVRFDWCFAQAPDPAASFASLLTGLYPTTSGVLEAGDRLPDAAVSLADALSAAGLSTAAFVEGAPGGDDFGLRQGFSVFEMSADPGTAARQWLRGHAGEGFLLVIRGWSVGLDAPAGAAVEGVEPPAGFAERVQAVLASAGTDSPAAFEPADLDYLRLFYARRVVAADLALGELRAELEQLGVAERVTLIVTGTAGLDLGQHGPTGAQSLHATVTRVPLLASIAGGRGAGQAVDKIVELVDVMPTILELQGVALPAGVQGASLLPMLDGTARPPYVAFSEAPGLGRQRAVALGGLHLVRPLDGGAAALFDLAADPAEFTDIAAANPDKVAVMERQLDAWGKMVAAASLDPELKTAEELDDATLDQLRSLGYIQ from the coding sequence ATGAAGCTTGGACGGAAGCTGGTCATCCTCGCGATGGCAACCCTGGCGATCTCAGCTGCGCTGGCCGCGGTCGGCTGTGGGGGCGGGGAGCGCGGCGCCACCACCGCTCGCCCGGCGGCGGGCAAGCCCGCCGTGATCCTGATCGCGGTCGACGGGCTGCGGGCCGATCGCCTGTGGGCGCATGGCGGCGCCGTGGCGACCCCGAGCCTCGACGCGCTGGCCGGCGCCGGGGTGCGCTTCGACTGGTGCTTCGCGCAGGCTCCGGACCCGGCCGCGTCCTTTGCCTCGCTGCTGACCGGCCTCTACCCGACCACCAGCGGCGTGCTCGAGGCTGGCGACCGGCTGCCGGACGCGGCGGTGTCGCTCGCCGATGCGCTGTCGGCGGCCGGGCTGTCCACCGCGGCCTTCGTCGAGGGCGCGCCGGGTGGCGACGACTTCGGCCTCCGCCAGGGCTTCTCGGTCTTCGAGATGAGCGCCGATCCGGGTACCGCGGCGAGGCAGTGGCTGCGCGGTCATGCCGGCGAGGGCTTCCTGCTCGTGATCAGGGGCTGGTCGGTGGGGCTCGATGCGCCGGCCGGCGCCGCCGTCGAGGGCGTGGAACCGCCGGCCGGCTTCGCCGAGCGTGTGCAGGCGGTGCTGGCCTCGGCCGGCACCGACAGCCCGGCCGCCTTCGAGCCGGCCGACCTCGACTACCTGAGGCTGTTCTACGCCCGCCGGGTCGTGGCCGCGGACCTGGCGCTCGGCGAGCTGCGGGCCGAGCTCGAGCAGCTTGGCGTCGCTGAGCGGGTGACCTTGATCGTGACCGGCACCGCGGGGCTGGACCTGGGCCAGCATGGCCCGACCGGCGCCCAGTCGCTGCACGCGACCGTGACCCGGGTGCCGCTGCTGGCGTCGATCGCCGGAGGCCGGGGCGCTGGCCAGGCAGTCGACAAGATCGTCGAGCTCGTCGACGTCATGCCGACCATCCTCGAGCTGCAGGGCGTCGCCTTGCCCGCCGGCGTCCAGGGAGCGAGCCTGCTGCCGATGCTCGACGGTACCGCCCGGCCGCCTTACGTCGCCTTCTCGGAGGCGCCGGGGCTCGGCCGCCAGCGCGCGGTCGCGCTCGGCGGGCTTCACCTGGTGCGCCCGCTCGACGGCGGCGCGGCCGCGCTCTTCGACCTGGCCGCGGACCCGGCCGAGTTCACCGACATCGCCGCCGCCAACCCCGACAAGGTGGCGGTGATGGAGCGCCAGCTCGATGCGTGGGGCAAGATGGTGGCCGCGGCGTCCCTCGACCCCGAGCTCAAGACCGCCGAGGAGCTCGACGACGCGACCCTCGATCAGCTGCGGAGCCTGGGGTACATCCAGTAG
- a CDS encoding VCBS repeat-containing protein, translating to MRRAFGGLVLISTAALLAGCAPAKEPAKPLPNGLLLALAVLEKGPDGKPVPQPAQLGILTNDGQAWSYRAISDPDSNVFHKAMAYEPRPGEAGVLTAGGTRAILKLWRKGQPPAVIWEKSFGGKFSRMREIEVADLYGDGSAALAVVTHDQGVVATVRPLADGGYQVTELDQQPDTFVHEVEVGDLDADGTLEVYATPSPPNKLDGTPQPGSVTRYVPATGEGRTVVAELGDRHAKEILVEDVDGDGTDELYVSIEAVSGGRVAITRFDAGTDPSGGAVIATLDDKLCRFLTAGDVDGDGKLELVAAAHKSGLWLLRPGADPRAEWKKISIDANSSGFEHAAILADLDENGIDELYVANDDDGEVNRYLWVDGEPLKETLYKYPAGLSGFTWNITTAPVAVLP from the coding sequence ATGCGCCGAGCTTTCGGGGGACTCGTCCTGATCTCAACCGCCGCGCTGCTCGCGGGCTGCGCGCCCGCGAAGGAGCCCGCGAAGCCGCTTCCGAACGGCCTCCTGCTCGCCCTCGCCGTGCTCGAGAAGGGGCCCGACGGCAAGCCGGTGCCGCAGCCGGCGCAGCTCGGGATCCTGACCAACGACGGCCAGGCCTGGAGCTACCGCGCGATCAGCGACCCCGACAGCAATGTCTTCCACAAGGCCATGGCGTACGAGCCGCGGCCGGGTGAGGCCGGAGTGCTGACCGCTGGCGGCACCCGGGCGATTCTCAAGCTCTGGCGCAAGGGCCAGCCGCCGGCCGTGATCTGGGAGAAGAGCTTCGGCGGCAAGTTCAGCCGGATGCGCGAGATCGAGGTGGCCGACCTCTACGGCGACGGCAGCGCCGCACTCGCTGTGGTGACCCACGACCAGGGCGTGGTCGCAACCGTCCGTCCGCTGGCCGACGGCGGCTACCAGGTTACCGAGCTCGACCAGCAGCCCGACACCTTCGTCCACGAGGTCGAGGTCGGCGACCTCGACGCCGACGGCACGCTCGAGGTCTACGCCACGCCGAGCCCGCCGAACAAGCTCGACGGCACGCCCCAGCCGGGCTCGGTGACGCGCTATGTGCCGGCAACCGGTGAGGGCCGCACGGTGGTCGCCGAGCTCGGCGACCGGCACGCCAAGGAGATCCTCGTCGAGGACGTGGACGGCGACGGCACCGACGAGCTCTACGTGTCGATCGAGGCGGTGTCCGGGGGCCGGGTCGCGATCACCCGTTTCGACGCCGGCACCGACCCGTCAGGAGGCGCCGTGATCGCCACCCTCGACGACAAGCTCTGCCGCTTCCTGACCGCCGGCGACGTCGACGGCGACGGCAAGCTGGAGCTGGTGGCCGCCGCCCACAAGAGCGGCCTGTGGCTGCTGCGCCCGGGCGCGGATCCCCGCGCCGAGTGGAAGAAGATCTCCATCGACGCCAACTCGTCAGGCTTCGAGCACGCGGCGATCCTGGCCGATCTCGACGAGAACGGCATCGACGAGCTGTACGTCGCCAACGACGACGACGGCGAGGTCAACCGCTACCTGTGGGTGGACGGGGAGCCGCTGAAGGAGACGCTCTACAAGTACCCCGCGGGCCTCTCCGGCTTCACCTGGAACATCACCACCGCACCGGTCGCGGTCTTGCCGTAG